From one Ammospiza nelsoni isolate bAmmNel1 chromosome 14, bAmmNel1.pri, whole genome shotgun sequence genomic stretch:
- the LOC132079341 gene encoding thrombopoietin receptor-like produces the protein MNKHIPTLHTVYEVWGTIQNNVLTSLRLVQANTWVVLRGLGARGEVPHLYQLRSKPDGTSMDGVWGPWSQALAAETPHSSGDIGLCCRTPDLRHVRCERGWDPAEPHSSHQLLYRPPPSGAGTREDAWQQCEEVSRGAQGTYACTFQPKAGSAISVLVNVTRTHMLPTLSYFKEPFWLHQAVLTDAPQLVQATASQGRLSLQWLPPLELPAEQLDYQVRYAMENSHDWKVLQVPRAARKEVLELRPGSRYPAQVRAQPSGPWYRGSWSAGPKPVVVDAVADAGWLIPSVTVVPLLFSAVLLGLRCTFPSLYSNMKQKLWPPVPELHRALGSFLQESSKHGQVSHAFDKQPPEETVLPCLLEVLPGPRREAGPPPEHAGGRLSSTDIANQSYLLMSGWEPRAAMTAPTPP, from the exons ATGAACAAGCACATACCTACTCTACACACCGTGTATGAAGTATGGGGGACAATTCAGAACAATGTTCTCACCTCGCTG aggctggTCCAGGCCAACACTTGGGTGGTGCTCCGGGGCCTTGGAGCCAGGGGTGAGGTACCACATCTGTACCAGCTGCGCAGCAAGCCCGACGGTACCTCCATGGACGGCGTCTGGGGGCCCTGGTCgcaggctctggctgcagagacCCCCCACTCCTCCG gagacatcgggctgtgctgcagaaccCCTGACCTGCGGCACGTGCGCTGCGAGCGGGGCTGggaccctgcagagccccacagctcccaccagctCCTCTACCGGCCACCTCCGAGCGGGGCTGGCACAAG GGAAGATGCATGGCAACAGTGCGAGGAGGTAagcaggggggcacagggcacctATGCCTGCACCTTCCAGCccaaggctggcagtgccatctCTGTCCTGGTGAATGTCACCAGGACCCACATGCTGCCCACACTCAGCTACTTCAAGGAGCCCTTTTGGCTGCACCAGGCTG TGCTCACAGATGCCCCACAGCTTGTGCAGGCAACAGCGTCGCAGGGCCGGCTGAGCCTGCAGTGGCTGCcgcccctggagctgcctgcagagcagctggactACCAGGTCCGCTATGCCATGGAGAACAGCCATGACTGGAAG GTCCTGCAGGTTCCGCGAGCAGCGAGGAAAGAGGTCCTGGAGCTGCGGCCAGGCTCCCGCTACCCCGCGCAGGTGCGGGCCCAGCCCAGCGGGCCGTGGTACCGGGGCAGCTGGAGCGCCGGGCCCAAACCCGTTGTGGTTGATGCCGTGGCCGATGCGg GCTGGCTCATCCCCAGTGTTACGGTGGTGCCGCTGCTCTTCTCAGCAGTGCTCCTGGGGCTGCGCTgcaccttcccctccctctACAG CAACATGAAGCAGAAACTCTGGCCGCCCGTTCCTGAGCTGCACCGTGCTCTGGGCAGCTTcctccaggaaagcagcaaaCACGGCCAGGTGA GCCATGCTTTCGACAAGCAGCCGCCGGAGGAGAccgtcctgccctgcctgctggaggtgctgcccgGCCCGCGGCGTGAGGCGGGCCCGCCGCCGGAGCACGCTGGGGGCCGCTTGTCCAGCACCGACATCGCCAACCAGTCCTACCTGCTCATGAGCGGCTGGGAGCCGCGGGCAGCCATGACCGCACCCACCCCGCCATAA